Within Alphaproteobacteria bacterium, the genomic segment CTTTTTCTTGCCATCTATTGATATCTTTCAAAAAATTTTCTAAAGCACGAGCCGCTGCGGGTTTAAGTTCATCTGTTTTACTAAGTTGTTCTGCTGCTCTCATCAAACTAATATTTTCTAATCTGGCCAACATATAAATATGTCTTAATGTTGTGTCACCAATACCACGTTTAGGTACATTAATAATGCGTTCAAAAGCAAGATCGTCAGAAGATTTATGAACAAGACGCAAATAAGAAAGCGCATCCCGAATTTCTTGGCGTTCATAAAAACGTAACCCACCAATTACTCTATATTTAAGACCTAAAGTTAAAAATCTTTCTTCAAACTCTCTTGTTTGAAATCCTGCCCTTACAAGAACTGCGATATCACCTAAAGACTGACCATGCCTTTGTAAGGCTTCTATTTCTTCACCAATTTGTCTTGCTTCTTCTTGGCTATCCCATACCCCCACCGTTTGTACTTTTTCGCCCAATTCTGCTTCTGTATAAAGTATTTTTCCTAATCTTGCTTTATTATGCGCAATTAAACCTGATGCGGTGGCCAAAATATGTCCTGTTGATCGATAATTATTTTCTAATCGGATAACATCAGCATTTGGAAAATCTTTTTCAAACTTTAAAATATTTGTGATTTCTGCACCACGCCATCCATAAATCGATTGGTCATCATCCCCAACACAACAAATATTTCCATGTTCTTGAGCAAGCAATCGTAACCAAAGATATTGAGCTGTATTCGTATCCTGATATTCATCAACCATGATATAGCGAAATTGATGTTGATAACGCTTTAAAATATCAGAATGGTTTTGAAAAATATCCAAATTATGTAATAAAAGATCACCAAAATCGCACGCATTAAGTGCTAATAATCTTTCTTGATAAAGTTGATAAATATCGAGAAGCTTTCCATCTGCTAGACCTTTGGTTTCTTCTGGACTCACCATGTTAGGTTTCAATCCCCGGTCTTTCCATCGTTGGATATAAGAAAGTAATACTTTTGCTGGCCATTTTTTTTCGCTAATATTTTCATGGGATAAAATTTGTTTTAAAAGACGTACTTGATCATCTATATCAAGGATCGTAAATTTTTTTTCTAATCCAACAATTTCTGCATGATTACGCAAAATTCTTGCAGCAAGAGCATGAAAGGTCCCAAGCCATAAGCCTTCGATTGGGCGATTTATAAGTTTTGTTATTCTATCTTTCATTTCAAAGGCAGCTTTATTTGTAAAAGTAACAGCTAAAATCTGATGTAATCCAGACTGGCCTGATAGAACAAGATAAGCAAAACGGTATGTTAATACCCTAGTTTTTCCTGTACCCGCACCAGCTAACACAAGCACAGCCCCTTTTGTTGATACTACAGCTTGCTTTTGTTTTTCATTAAGATAATCTAATAAAGGTAATTTATTTTGTTCTAAAATCATAACGACCAATTTACATAAAATTTATAAATTTCTATTCTATTATACGATGTAAATAAAAATCTCTTACTTATAATATTTCAAAGCATCTTCCAATGATACAAAATAGTGAATATATAGATCTTTTATCAAATAGTCCTTTAACCAAAAGACAACTTGCAGTTTAT encodes:
- a CDS encoding UvrD-helicase domain-containing protein translates to MILEQNKLPLLDYLNEKQKQAVVSTKGAVLVLAGAGTGKTRVLTYRFAYLVLSGQSGLHQILAVTFTNKAAFEMKDRITKLINRPIEGLWLGTFHALAARILRNHAEIVGLEKKFTILDIDDQVRLLKQILSHENISEKKWPAKVLLSYIQRWKDRGLKPNMVSPEETKGLADGKLLDIYQLYQERLLALNACDFGDLLLHNLDIFQNHSDILKRYQHQFRYIMVDEYQDTNTAQYLWLRLLAQEHGNICCVGDDDQSIYGWRGAEITNILKFEKDFPNADVIRLENNYRSTGHILATASGLIAHNKARLGKILYTEAELGEKVQTVGVWDSQEEARQIGEEIEALQRHGQSLGDIAVLVRAGFQTREFEERFLTLGLKYRVIGGLRFYERQEIRDALSYLRLVHKSSDDLAFERIINVPKRGIGDTTLRHIYMLARLENISLMRAAEQLSKTDELKPAAARALENFLKDINRWQEKAAQLPHTEIAKIVLDESGYTNFWQANPSPDAPGRLENLRELITAMANFENLEQFLEHVSLVMENDNTELQDMLSIMTLHSAKGLEFNAVFLPGWEEGLFPHQRSLDENGIAGLEEERRLAYVGITRARQKAYVFFALNRRVHGQWQTSIPSRFIEELPTQNVDIKIQDQFYTPMYEHKEQHQTMVLADYQQAKKNKTIKGNFLIENPDIFENETGQYTTGMRVFHQKFGYGMVTMVEGNKLDIMFDKAGSKKVISNFVIPADKV